The genomic segment CGGTTCCAGGCATTCATTGCGATGACGCCCATGATGACTTCAGTAAGATACTGCTGGCCCAGAAGCAGCAGTGCCCTGTTGTACACTTCATCAGTCACTCCGTGAACCGAAATGCGTGTGATCTGTTCTGTCAAAGCCAGGATAGCCTGTTCTTCTTCCGAAAAGAAAGGTGTGTCCCGCCAGTGGGACAGTACAAATATCCGCCGCGGATCTTCGCCATATGCCAGGGCATCCCGGATATGTTTGTCCATGCAATAGGTGCAGCCATTTATCTGGGAGACCCGGATCTTGATCAGCTCGGCGTGAATCCTGTTTAATGAGCTTTCGGACAGATACTGCTCAAATCCAAGCATGACCTTAAAGGCCTTGGTGTCGACGTCTTTTAAAAATTCTCGCTTTTTCATGGTATTTTTTTCAAATATATTTTCAAATATAAGCTGGTTTTGGACTATCTTTAGGGGACAGATTGAAAAAAGATAGTAGTCCAGATGCTCCCGTTTAAAACACTGATACCGATCGACCGCAATAGTAAGCCAGCTGTGTATGAGCAGATTGCTCTAGCACTTATTCAGCTGGTGAAATCGGGAAAGCTACAGTCGGGTATGCGGCTGCCGAGCACACGTACCCTGGCAGCCACGTTGGCCGTCCATCGGAAGACCATCGTGGCCGCCTATGAAATACTCACGCTACAGGGCTGGGTAAGTACGAAGTATAAAAGCGGTTACTTTATCAGCCCGGATATACAGGTGGCGGCCGTTACAGGGCAAGCAGGGGCGGATACAGCCTTCGCTGGTCGCTTTCCGCTGACATTGAAGACTGCCGATAAAAACAAGGTCAGGAAGGTACAGCAGGAGGGCCAGTTATTTTTGGATGATGGATTGCCCGATCCGAGGATCGCTCCCTATAAGGGGCTGCTGCTGGAGCTGGGATCAGTTACCGGGCGCCAATATAACTTACGGAAAGCAAATTATGGAACCGCCTTGGCGAGCTCGGTTCTCAAGAAGGCCTTGCTGGCCCACCTTGCTCACTCCCGCGGCCTCCATCTGTCCGAAGACAATATCCTGATCACCAATGGTGCTCAAATGGGCCTGTATCTGACGTCGCGGGCACTGATCCATACCGGAGACACGTTTATTGTCGGCTCGCCGGGCTACGAGCTTGCCCGGTCGGCCTTCGTACTGAACGGAGCGACGGTGATCGATGTCCCTGTGGACGAAAACGGTATCGACGTAGACGAGATAGCGGAAGTATGCCGCACGACAAGGGTTAAAGCTGTGTACGTGATTCCCCACCACCATTATCCCACGACGGTCGCCTTGAGCCCGCAACGACGCCTGCGACTATTGTCTTTGGCTCATCAGTACAATTTTGTCATTATCGAAGACGATTACGACTATGACTTTCATTATTCTTCGGCTCCGCATTTGCCCATGGCAAGTTATAATCATCAGGGACAGGTGATCTATGTGGGAAGTATCTCCAAAAATTTTTCGCCCTCTTTACGGCTAGGATATGTGATCGGTACCGAAGATCTGATTTTGTCCCTGGCGTATATCCGAAAACATATGGACATACGGGGCGATGTGCTGCAGGAGCAGGCCGTGGGCACACTATTTGAGAGCGGAATTATGGAACGGCATCTGCGGCGGTCTGTCAAGCTGTATAAGGAGCGACGGGATTATCTCTGCGCTAAATTGGAGGTATACCGAGGCCGTTACCTGTTTTTTGATGTGCCTGCAGGCGGAATGGCC from the Sphingobacterium thalpophilum genome contains:
- a CDS encoding carboxymuconolactone decarboxylase family protein, yielding MKKREFLKDVDTKAFKVMLGFEQYLSESSLNRIHAELIKIRVSQINGCTYCMDKHIRDALAYGEDPRRIFVLSHWRDTPFFSEEEQAILALTEQITRISVHGVTDEVYNRALLLLGQQYLTEVIMGVIAMNAWNRIGITTGREPQ
- a CDS encoding aminotransferase-like domain-containing protein, with the protein product MLPFKTLIPIDRNSKPAVYEQIALALIQLVKSGKLQSGMRLPSTRTLAATLAVHRKTIVAAYEILTLQGWVSTKYKSGYFISPDIQVAAVTGQAGADTAFAGRFPLTLKTADKNKVRKVQQEGQLFLDDGLPDPRIAPYKGLLLELGSVTGRQYNLRKANYGTALASSVLKKALLAHLAHSRGLHLSEDNILITNGAQMGLYLTSRALIHTGDTFIVGSPGYELARSAFVLNGATVIDVPVDENGIDVDEIAEVCRTTRVKAVYVIPHHHYPTTVALSPQRRLRLLSLAHQYNFVIIEDDYDYDFHYSSAPHLPMASYNHQGQVIYVGSISKNFSPSLRLGYVIGTEDLILSLAYIRKHMDIRGDVLQEQAVGTLFESGIMERHLRRSVKLYKERRDYLCAKLEVYRGRYLFFDVPAGGMAIWIRFGDNYDVRRVAAQLRKQGLAFDERMVFADAAQLNHLRLGFSSMDLAAIDFLVEALGHVLENYPVQ